cttaatatatttttgttagatGTCATAAATCTTaacttgttattttttaaaaataatctaaactattTTTGATATCTTGtatgcaaaataaaaataaaaatatagatactaaagttaaatattttctaatttttttaaacataaaatatttacatatccaaactgttattttatgttttatataaatattataaaatacttaaccttagtttctatatatttattttcatagctaatatattattatataataaaattaatttatatattattctgCCGATCACTCAGAAGTTCATCTGGTTTAGTGTCCGGGTCGGATTTAAAAACATTGAGTGGGGGTTATTGGTTGGTGTATTttgatggatttgaaaatcgaaactaaatctagtgttattgattcTGTGATTTTAAAATACGTAttgaaatcatgtgttattcgtttaatgatttataaattctaattcaaatcaagtgttattcaatcatacagatttactaatataattgatttcataatgtatttgaatgaattttcatgaatttctttgttaaaaatacaaaggccCAAATCCGAAgaaaaacctccggatttgtaaATGCTAATccgagaaaatttgaaaatttgtatattttacttagatttataaatactgtatggatttctaaatcaatcaaaatatataaaccaataacacaatCTAATCATGTATCAGAAATGATGGCTAGAACTGGTTATTCCAATTGTGATTTGTTTATTAACTTGTATAAACCAAACCTGGTAAAATTACTTATTTAGAAAAAATGTTAGGTTCGCTATAGGCATATTTTTTAACACAGATATGCATCGTATGTGAATCATTAATGAtgcaaatatatgtttttttaactgAATCGTGTTTGTAGGAGTAGGTAGTTATTATAGTATCGAATATAGTGATTTAGTAAGGCATAAATGTTATTAAGGAATAAATGAATTTGGACTTTCTAGGAagggtttattttttaaaaaatcacacatgaatcaaggtagtgacttctattttaatatataagattcttCTACTTTTATTCTAGTCAATATGATGGGACCGGTTGAACCGGAGATCTATTTCCATCAAAATTTGGTATAAGCGATGAACCGGACTAATTAATCGGACCACATATTAAAAGCACGATGGATTTTAGGTGAATACATCtttcaaataatcaaataatagaTTTTGCAAACTGGAAGCTTGAAATTATCATTTACGTATTTTATTgataatatacataaatttttaaatattataaatttaatttataattagaaaCTTGAATGTTTTTCTCAAATTTATGTCTCCATACTTCTTACATAAAAGTTTTCAGAatacattataataaataaacttataaaataaatgacacttaatatttaaaatcactagcggataattttaaaagaaattattgaTCCAATAAAATGAGTTTACTTGAATTTCTAAATTCATTAAAATTCATTGTATTAATACATTAAATCATAAATCAGATTTATCAACACCActtcttttaaaaacaaaaacaaataatcaaatagtAAACAAGTTGAAATCAAATATTTCTTCTAGTACGTATTTACGCGATTAACGGATCGTTGTCGAAGAAATTAGAAGGTCGAAGAGTGAATCCACCGTGAAGAGTTGGCATTACTGGAAAGTCCTCTTGGTATGGAATGTGATGAAACCCAACATTGTACCACATCACTATGTCTTTGTTCTCTATCTCTCTGTTCCTGCTCCCAACCAAGACAAGCCCACAAATGTTTACTACAATTTAACTTAAAACTATATAACAACTGATTAATCAAAgtaatatgtttttgtttaccTGCTACTCCATACAGCTAAGCCGTCATCTCCACGGCTCCTATCGCTGTAAAACCCACCCGCCCATTTCTCTGACCGGTTATAAGCCGTTACCCAAACCGGATATTTTGTGTACGACGCTCTAATCTCCGGGTAATCATCGTCCGTTAAAAGCGAAGTTACCGGTAAATGTTCCGGTATCAACCGGTAACCAACTGTATTTCCTATTTTCGTCTTCTTTTGTGGGTTAACTATTAGCAGCTCAACCGGTTCTGAGCCCAGCCGAACTCTTCCGTCAGCTTCCGTTTTTGCCGTCTCTTTCACGACCGTCCAATAACTCTTCCTCGGAGAAGAGGTTTTGTTATGAACGTCGGTTACTCTTACCGTTTTTAGTTTAGCTTTCACTAAGGAATTGCCGTTACCGTCAATGTCAAGATCTAAGTAATACGTCAGGTAATGGTCGTGGTTAATGGCAATGGTGTTTTTAGCCACTAGTGTCCCATAAGTGTTCTCCGTTATCTGCTCGTTCGAAGTGTATGATGTTGCTTTGACTTCCAAAACTCCAGTCAAATCCACctatgattaaaataataagttATTTATGTAAATAACAGAAAATGGAGAAAATTAGGTGAGCAACATTAAGACTACTTACAATGGCTTATTGAATTAGAAAATTCAATAGTTGAAATCCTACAATAAGCCATTAGAAAATTCAATAGTTGAAATCCTACAATGGCTTATTGAAAAACTAATTGAATCCTAATGTTAGAAAGAATTCAACAATGTTGAATAGTTGGAGATGAACCAAAGTGGACCCTCAAAAGACATTTGTCATTAAACCAGTGGCCAATAAAATTTCTGATACTCTCAATTATTCAAGATTAATTAtcttataaacttttatttttaagaaaattatttttatatcaaaattcatcatctttcatactctataaatagaaacttgtttcatttgatttggatatagaaaaaaaaactcatctctttctaatatatattttttacaacaaaaatcaaaaattaaaaatcaaatttatttaaaaaataaaaatagttatctttctactataataaaattaaaaaaatcaattttttttaaaaaaaattacgcattgtagtttaattttattcaataattattaatataactaaaaatatataagaaaacaaaattatttaaaaataataattataggataagattttgaataaaattcaaCAAATCATTGTATGAGTTTAAAATGAATGAATGttgaattattaaatataaaaaagaaaagatgatgTGGAAGAGAGAAGATATGATGTGGAAGGTGTTGaatgttaaaaccattcttGATATCCTAAGTGGATATCTATTCTCTCTCAACAGTAAGTGAGAAAAATAGCCAAACAGTATAAttgtcataaaaaaattaaaattattttagtaaattgtaACAAATACGTTAAGTAGACATTACCCCAACTCTGATGGCTCCATTCTTTTTAAATTCCCAATCAACGATGTAATCATAGTTTCCGAGTGTTGCCACCATCCTAACCACTAAACTTATATCAGCTTCACCACTAGTTatctgacaaaaaaataataatcaaaaaacaaaccaatttaaaaaggtaaaagttaaaaataaatatatatatatatatatgaaggaGCTGGATTTAGAAGTTTACCACTTGTCCTGGAACATTAATCTCGGTGTGTCTAAAAGAAGCACTGTAACCATTTTTCTCAAAGACGCACATCACATTACTCATCTGTTGAGCTGTCCCATCAGGTCCCGCCACGTATCCATCCAAAAACGCGGCGTTTTGCGGGCAGTCGATGAGTGGCTGCAAGTTAACCGCCGATCTCCCGAAACCGAACTCTCCTATGTCCATGAACGTACGGAAGTACCAGTCGTATGTTGGGTCCATGTACGGAACAAAAGTCTCTGACAAGTGTCCTCTGTACATCACTCTTCTGAACCTTTTGGTTCTTGTGTCAAGAACCGAAGCGGTCGATATGGTTATCCCCGCTCTAGCGGTAAATCCGACGTGGAATTTCCAGTTAgcccattttattttattgccTAGAATCTTGAACCCTGTGTCGGAGACGTTGCAAGAGAACGGGAACGGTTTGTGTTTGGTCCGAAAGTCGTTGCCTTCTTTATCAGGGATAGGCTTTATGAATCTGTCGGAGTATTTCACGACTTTCATTGAGTCAACGTCTATTGTTATGGTGATTCCTTCGATGGGTCTTGTGAAGACATTAACCGATCCGTCTCGGTAAAAGCAAGAGGCTTTGACCTCTCGTCTCGTGATGGTTTCTTCGTACCAACCAACGGAGAAAGGGATGCAAGAAACCTCGGAGATGTTTAGGGATCGATCAAGAATCGATTTCTTGAAGGAAGGGAATGTTAGAGGAAGCTTGCTTGCTTTGAACAGCTCTATGAATGTGAATGAAGGGAAGCCATGGCCTGTGTAGATGCGTGAGGATCCGATTTTTCCGGAGGTTAGGTCGATGATGAGCTCGTAGGTTTGACCAGCGGCTCGAACCACCACGAGTGAGCGACGGCGTGGTGGTTGTGGTGGTTTCTTGGAGGATAACCACTGGAGAACGTGGGTCTTGTTTGGTTCTTCGAGATCGAGGTAGTGAAATGTGAGATCTTTGAGAGTGCCTAGATGAGATTTCTTGACGATGAAGCTTGTTTTGTTGATTTCTTGAGGGGTTAAGGGATCGAGTGGGTGGAAATGTAGGCCAAGGTTGAAAACACATTGTAGGAGAATGATTAGGGTAAGTATTCGTATCTTCATTAATGGAAAATTTGTGGTCAAATTGAGTTAAGACTGAGAGAAAGTATATTGATGGAGTTGTTATGAAGAAGACGAcaacaatacatatatatatgcatgcacCTAAATGTTTCGATGTGCGCCTACATAAATATCTTTAAATTGTGTAAGCTGTCTTGGTCTATTGTAGTTGTTGAATAAAAATTCACTAAAATACATTTCACACAATAGCTTGAAATTCGCAAGTGATTTATTACCATTTATAAGgagattaattaaaataaacttgCACAAGATCAATACAAATAAAAccgtttaatataaaattttatatggtAGAAGAATTGtccattgttatttttattttatttttgaaaaatagaatTGTCCATTGTGAAATCGTCAATATAACATTACGATTTCATAATTATAATcgtaataataaatcaattctaaaagaataaaacttaAACTTGGAAAGTCGAAtattgattagaatgatgagaaacgtaaagatgaaaaataataaCTACGTGACATATTATATAGTCTTCCTTTTCCATTAAGCCAGCAAACTTATTATGCAGCCTCAGTGGACTGACAATATATTTAGGTACATAAATGTCATAACTTGAAGTATAAAACAAGGATTATGTGTTGGcgaagaaataaaaacaagagtTATTCAAGATTACTAATCTCCCACTTGGACATGTGATGATGGTATCGCAATCTTAAGTCCTGCGCTTAAACTTCGTTTACGTTACCGAAATTATACAACgcacaaatgaaaaaaattctcttatGCTTGGCGAAGTATCTTACATGGCAGAGAGTTGTTGGAAAAAGGCCTACTGAGAAGAGTGGGAGATGGTGCTACGACTTATGCTTGGACTGAGAACTGGATTATGGGGCCACTTCCTCGACCTCCAATGTACTGAATGGATGCTCAAGTAGACCTGACGCTTATGGTCTCAGATCTAATGATCCCAAACTCCAACCTATGGGACGCGCCAAGGATTAGAAGTTTGTTTGTGAAAGAAGATGCCACCACCATTTTGAATATGATAGTGGAAAGGCATAAGCCTGCTGCGCTCATATGGGGTTTCACGGTTCATGGAACCTACTCATCTCAATCTGGCTACAAACTTACAGAGACCCTTACCAGATTAAATTCCTCGCATCATAACGTTCTTCCGCCTGTGGAGAAAATGCTGTGGAAAAACATATGGAAACTGCAAACGTCTCCAAAGATTCGACACTTTGTGCGGAGAGCTTTAGCTGGAGCATTAGCAGTCTCAGATCAATTGAGATCACGGGGTATACAGGTTGACACTACATGTAAGTTATGTGGGATGGGCCGGGAAACGATATGTCACACTTTGTTCTCTTGCTCATCAGCTCGAGAAGTCTGGAGTGCTGTGAACCTCCCATTACCTCCGCGTGGTTTGTCTACAAACTCTGTGTTTCTGAACCTTCACCACTTGGTTGCTTGCACAAGAAGTAAAGACATCAATGCTAAGCTTAAAAGGAGCATTCCATGGTTGTTATGGCATATATGGAAAGCGAGGAATGGCTTGGTGTTTGAAAAAATCCGTCTATCTCCATCCTCCATTGTTAACAAGGCCGAGGAAGAGGCTGACTCCTGGTTTAGTGCTAACTTCCCAGAAGAGAACTTGACCCAGAACCAGGCCCTGGATAACCATCAACGCGATGTCTGGCAAGCTCCTCCGCCAGGAAGACTTAAATGTAATATTGGTGTCTCATGGGTGAATGGGTCAGTTAACTGTGGAGTTTCTTGGATCACTCGCGACACTAAAGGGAAAGTCTTAATGCATAGCCGTCGATCTTATTCTATGGTGCAATCTCGTGATGAGGGTGAACTCTATGCTCTCTTATGGGCAGTAGATTGTATGCAGACCTTAAGACTTGATAACATCATTTTCGAGACTTCCTTTACTCATGCGAGACGCTGTTTATATCATTGGGATGATCAGGTATGTGCTCCTGAATCCTACCGAATCTCAAACGTTATCAACTCAAAGTTACAGCTAATGTCGGCATGGAGCCTAGACTATGCTCTTCCAGCAAGCAACTCCATTGCATCGAGAATCGCTGTAAGTGTGACCTCGCATCAGCTATACCAATCTTATATCGCAAGGAATGGACTTTCTTGGCTTCATCAGGCGATAGCAGATGAAACTTAAACATTGTTTTCAGCTTGCTCCCTTCAACCATGTGACCTGGGTTTCTCAAGCTCTACTGGTTATCTTAATCCCCTCTGGCCTGCGTGCCTGGTTTTTTTCAGCCCTATTGGGTTTGTGTTTGAACCTCTCTGCTTTATCTGTTTGCATGGTGTATGATCATCATGGCGGAACTTTGTTTTTCATTGGTCCTTTTTGACCTCTTTCTTGAAATGGAATtattcagtgttaaaaaaaaaatgaaaaaaattcatttcatctgtcgctctttttttttccttcgttTGACAACAATAGATTATAGGGGAACTGGGTTAACTAAGACTACTAAGACAACTATTTTTTCCTTCGTTTGACAACAATAGATGAACATAAGCTTTAGTGGTCAGGAGGAGAGAGACTACATTATCCAATCT
The Brassica napus cultivar Da-Ae chromosome A1, Da-Ae, whole genome shotgun sequence DNA segment above includes these coding regions:
- the LOC106363853 gene encoding uncharacterized protein LOC106363853 translates to MDAQVDLTLMVSDLMIPNSNLWDAPRIRSLFVKEDATTILNMIVERHKPAALIWGFTVHGTYSSQSGYKLTETLTRLNSSHHNVLPPVEKMLWKNIWKLQTSPKIRHFVRRALAGALAVSDQLRSRGIQVDTTCKLCGMGRETICHTLFSCSSAREVWSAVNLPLPPRGLSTNSVFLNLHHLVACTRSKDINAKLKRSIPWLLWHIWKARNGLVFEKIRLSPSSIVNKAEEEADSWFSANFPEENLTQNQALDNHQRDVWQAPPPGRLKCNIGVSWVNGSVNCGVSWITRDTKGKVLMHSRRSYSMVQSRDEGELYALLWAVDCMQTLRLDNIIFETSFTHARRCLYHWDDQVCAPESYRISNVINSKLQLMSAWSLDYALPASNSIASRIAVSVTSHQLYQSYIARNGLSWLHQAIADET
- the LOC106365391 gene encoding primary amine oxidase 1-like, with protein sequence MKIRILTLIILLQCVFNLGLHFHPLDPLTPQEINKTSFIVKKSHLGTLKDLTFHYLDLEEPNKTHVLQWLSSKKPPQPPRRRSLVVVRAAGQTYELIIDLTSGKIGSSRIYTGHGFPSFTFIELFKASKLPLTFPSFKKSILDRSLNISEVSCIPFSVGWYEETITRREVKASCFYRDGSVNVFTRPIEGITITIDVDSMKVVKYSDRFIKPIPDKEGNDFRTKHKPFPFSCNVSDTGFKILGNKIKWANWKFHVGFTARAGITISTASVLDTRTKRFRRVMYRGHLSETFVPYMDPTYDWYFRTFMDIGEFGFGRSAVNLQPLIDCPQNAAFLDGYVAGPDGTAQQMSNVMCVFEKNGYSASFRHTEINVPGQVITSGEADISLVVRMVATLGNYDYIVDWEFKKNGAIRVGVDLTGVLEVKATSYTSNEQITENTYGTLVAKNTIAINHDHYLTYYLDLDIDGNGNSLVKAKLKTVRVTDVHNKTSSPRKSYWTVVKETAKTEADGRVRLGSEPVELLIVNPQKKTKIGNTVGYRLIPEHLPVTSLLTDDDYPEIRASYTKYPVWVTAYNRSEKWAGGFYSDRSRGDDGLAVWSSRNREIENKDIVMWYNVGFHHIPYQEDFPVMPTLHGGFTLRPSNFFDNDPLIA